The genomic interval AATGAGCCCCTACAGAGAGACCATGACTACAGCATGAACCAGGACGAGCTGGAGAACCTGGCCACTGTCCAGaggtacgctgtgtgtgtgcgtgtgtgtgtgtgtgctgctggagAGTGGATATAGCAGGCCTATCCCAGTTGCTGAATTGGGTCTATTCCCTGACCCAGAACATTGGACTCCCTCTTGTACTTGTATGGGGTCTGGTCTTAAAGCTAGTTACGTtccttctgcttcctgtgtgtcgGCTAATGTCTTCTGTTCTGAGTACAGTAGAGGACAGAAGTATTTTATTGACCCCCATCGGAAATGTGCACAGTTACAGCTGCATTGACACATCACAATGCAGTATATACATTATACCAAATATACAAAGTATCATCATTAGTAAGGCTTGGTCATAGTAGCTCCACTTTCACAACCTGTCTGGATAACGCTTGAAAAGTTGGAGTTGAATTTTTTCTTTCATAACCGCGTTAAATCCTTCTCAACCCCTTTATCTCTCCGCTATTTTCTACCATCTCTGActcgctctttctccctctcttgtcctgtattctctttccttctcctctccggcACCTGTCTCTGCAGACTCCTGGGACAGCTGGATGAGACGGAGACGGCGTTTGATGATTTCTGGGAGCGGCACCAGACCAAGCTGGAGCAGTGTCTGCAGCTCCGCCATTTTGAGCACCACTTTCGCGAGGTCAGTAGAATTGTGGGAGTTGTAGTTCCAGCCATCTGCTTGTGAAAGCACATGTTTGTAATGCCAGAAGTGGATTGGATGAGTTTTTAGTGAGACATCGCTTTTTCCGAGGTCAATAAGTCGCTTGGTGAACTTCACCCAGCTCTATATACATGACAGCCAGGAGGCAGTAGCTCATAGGACTTTGATGAGTTACAATATTGTCATGTGTCCCTTTGAAGGATAGAAATGTGCTTACCCAATGTTGTACCCTAGAAGGAAATATTCTGTGTGTGAACTATGTCTGTACTTGTTAACTGTGATGTATGCAAGGCATTCTGAAACCTTCTACCCCACTCAGTAGAACCATGATTCTCTAGGAAGAAATGGTTTGATGATCAGAGCTCACACTGATAAACATCTGGTCAAACCTTTTGATAGTCTGAAGTCTTTCCTCAGACCCTGAATGAACAATCATCACAACATAACTGAGTGGGTGTGCACTGTGTACTTTCTGGTGGCTCTGTGTGCGTttgctaactgtgtgtgtgtgtgtgtgtgtgtgtgtgtgtgtgtaggtgcgtgcCCAGCTGGATGTGATGGCAGAAAGACTGGCAGGATTCTCTGAGGTTGGCATCAGCCCTGGTCACGCTGAACACATCCTACGAGAACTCAGCAACCAGGAAGAAAAAGCATGTGTaagaaacacccacacacacacccccacacacacacacataccccctccccccacacacacacacagacacataaaaacacaccaaacacacacacacaccccccccagacacacacacacagacacacacggtgaACAGTGAGGGTTGCTTGAAGAGTGGAGCAGTGAGGACGAGGAACTGCTGTTCCTCCAGAGGCCCAGCTCAGCTTCACCAGCTCATCCATCTCCACTGACACCACTGACTCTGCAGGCGCCACAGCCGCATAGAACCCTGCGCGCACGTATACAcatacaggtatacacacacacgtgataaCATCCACATGCTGTAATCCTCAGGGTAGACGGTTGTTTGTGATGATAGGTTTTAGGCTCAATGCATTCACACGTGATCACGAACGCACACACGGAAATTCTGCATGCGCGTGCATGCATCGCTGTCTTTCAGAGATCCTTCAAATGATAGTGTCAATGAAGCAATCCATTTTTATATTGCGCCCACCCACCCCTACCCACTCACTGTGAGAGGCTGCATAGATGGAGGTagcaggggaaagagagggggggaaaagagagcgggagaaagggggaggagggagcgagagggacgTATGTGAGGAGGAACTATGGTGGAAGGCCTATTGGTGCACTGCAGTCTGCTGAGtggcaggatggagggggggtggagtgggggaatagaggagggagaggggaggcactGCAGCCCCCATGTGGCCTGCCTCATCAGCGCAGCCATGTGATTCTGGTTGTGCACCCTTGTCATAAATGCCCTCCATGTTTGTGTCATACGACTGGAAAATGGGGCTTACGTAGGCAGGGTTGTCCTTCAGCGGTGCATTATGGATTATGTCATTTTTGTACATGCAGGAATTCTTGTGTATGCAGTAAATTATGCGATTTCTGTCTGTTTGAGGATGTGGGaattgtacttgtgtgtgtgtgtgtgttatgtgtatgtactcatgtatgtgtgtgtctgtaggagaTGTTTGACCGGGCCCTAGCCCTggcgggggagggagacggCCTGATCTCTGGGGCCCACTATGCTGAGGACTCCATCAGGCCCAAGTGCAGTGAGCTGCGGGGGGTGTATGAGGAGCTCGCCTGCATCCTGAGGACCAAGAAGAGCCTGCTGCTCAGGGCCATGGAGCTGCACCACTGCCTGGAGAAGGTGATGGGACCTGGGctctgggtctggggtctggggtcagtctcCGTATAGGACTGGATGAAGGTGTCAGTGTGTCACTATGTGTTCCATCAACTAACCTGCTAGTTCTCTTGTCATTATAACATTTACCCTCtgactcccctcccctgccccccaggcCTCCCGCTGGTGCGAGGAGGGGATCTACCTCCTGGCCTTCCAGCCCGTGGACCGGTGCCAGACCCAGGATGGCGCCCAGGCCGCCCTACACGAGCTGGAGCGCTACCTGGACACGGCAGCCGAACACACCCTCACCGACCTGGCGGGGATCTGGAGGGACTACGAGGCGGTGCTCTGCCCCGAGCTCAGGGTGAGGCGGCGGAGGGATACGTAGTGGATGGAGACAGAGTAGAGTGTTTTTGGTGATGCGGTAGAGAGTGAGTGTAATTGTCCTTCatcttctttatctctctctctctctctttctctttctctctctctctctctatctctctatctctgtgtgtgtgtgtgtaacaggaccAGGTGGAGAGGGTGTTCCAGAAGCAGGCGTCCATGCAGGAGATGTTtgagaagaggagagtgagTCTGAAGAAGCTAGCAGCCAAACAGACCAGACCGGTCCAGCCTGTGGCTCCCAGGCCTGAGGCCATCATcaagtctcctgtctcctctcctggtgAGTCCCTCTGAGACTCtctctggctcacacacacacccacacaatctcacacaaacacactgtttgTTGTCTTACATTTGCACAAACACGCACTCTCTGGTCTCAAACTGGTCTCTGGTGTCTTTATCCTACTTCTCACCCTATTGTGGTGTAATCTGCCTCGTATTGTAACCACCTAATCTTTGGTGTTTAACCTTGTTCGCCCTCTGGTCTCTTTGTCACAGCACCTAGGACACAGGAGGAGAAGCTCTCTGAGGAAAACATACTGAATGCAAGCATCTGTAAAAAAGTAGGAATCGTACCAAAACTCTTCAAATCATCTGGCTTTGctttttccttttctctttttaatACTGTGTCAATAGACTTGTTTAACTTTGTtgtctgtcgtgtgtgtgtgtgtgtgggggtgtgtgtgtgtgtgtgtgtgtgtgtgcgtgtgtgcgtgtgtgtgtgcgtgcgtgcgtgcgtgcgtgcgcgtgcgtgcgtgtgtgtgtgtgtgtaggtggactcTCTCCTCCAGAACGGCAGCAGCAGACATGCCTCCCtctctgaagaggaggagaacctGGCTATTCTCAGACGGTAAGACACGTGGGGGGTCAGGAGTCAGGAGTTCAGGTCAAGAAGCCAAAAGACTACTGTTCTCTTCGATGTAGCAATTTGAACATACTGTCTCAATGCAGTACTAACGTTCACCAAAATGAGAATAAGTATTATTATCACTAAGAACAAATACATGAATTAGTTTAAGTCATGTTGGTGTGTAATTTGTCCCCCTAGTCACGTGATGAATGAGTTGTTGGAGACAGAACGGGCCTACGTGGAGGAGCTACTGTGTGTACTGCAGGTGAGTCATTACCCCCTCTGACCACCAGAGGGCGTCAATGATCTATCTTCTGAGGTTGTAGTAAAAACAATTGTGTTAGACACTTTAGCCTTGGGTCATTAAATAACCATTAGGTATAATACTAAGAAGCATAGGTAAAATAGGTAGCATACTCCCAATGCTAAAATAGCTTTTCCTAAAGCACCAATAATTACACTTGTCTGTGTAGTTGTATGATCATATTTTAATTGTACTCTGGTGATGTTATAAGACTAGTGTTTATTCAGTTATTAAATAATTGTGTTAACAATCTTTTTATTTCAGGGTTACGCTGCTGAGATGGACAACCCAGCCCTGGTCCATCTCATCCCCACCACTCTGGTCAACAAGAAGGACATTCTGTTTGGCAACATGCCAGAGATCTACCAGTTCCACAAGAGGTGACCATGCCTACCACCCTACCCTAATTTACTGAACCTTAACTTACCCTACTTACCTaactctaactctcctcccttagactctcttctcttcctcttttcttgcctttcctttctcttccctcccatttcctcctctcctccctgatcTGGATCTTCATAGACTCCATAGTGCTGACCTCTATTCCTCTCTGTTCCAGAACCTTCCTCAAAGAGCTGGAGAACTACACTGACTGTCCTGAGCTTGTTGGTCGATGTTTCctagagagggtgggtggattTTTAATACAAATTTAGTATTCTATTGTGCAACAGTAATGTATCTTTTAGCCTTTTCTGTTCCTGACCTGTGTCGAGGTACTATTTTACATACTTTAAACTCTAAAATCCAGTAGTTTTATTGGCATTCAATAATTTTGTAACTGTCACTTTGTGCAAACGTATTGTGAGTGTTTGAGTCAGGTGGGTGCAGTTTGAATTTGTTGGGGGGGACAGCTAATTGGTGCCAGGCACCAGACAAAAGTAGCTGCACACAGATAAGGAACCGCATGACTTGTGTTGATTTGGTTTGTTCTCTTCTTAGATGGGTGACCTGGAGATCTATGAGAAATACTGCCAGAACAAGCCTCGCTCAGAGAGCCTTTGGCGGCAGTGTTCAGACTGTGCCTTCTTCCAGGTACCCTTTCAtctctcacctctcaccccAGACTAGCTTACTTTGGGAGAGACTTGGGTTCAAtctgtgctggtgtgtttgCTGGGTTCCAGGAATGCCAGAAGAAGCTGGAACACAAACTGGGGCTGGACTCCTACCTCCTCAAACCTGTTCAAAGGATAACCAAGTATCAGCTAATACTGAAGGTGAGTTcaactaactgtgtgtgtgtgtgtgtgtgtgtgtgcattacgtTACCAAACTGTGTATGCGCTCTACAGGAGTTGCTGAAGTACAGTAAGGGGTGCGATGGTTCAGAGGACCTGCAGGAGGCGTTGTCCTCCATCCTGGGCATCCTGAAGGCCGTCAACGACTCAATGCACCTCATCGCCATAACAGGATATGAGGTAAGCAAGCCCCCAATGTCACATCCTGTACACCCCCCCATCAAACCCCACTAAAGGGCTTggtgtacatgcgtgtgtgcaaAAATGATGCTGAGTCACGCCTATTCATTGACGTATGAACGAATCAGTGAATGGACAGCCTGGCTCTTTGTGTAACAAAGGAGcgctgtgtttacatttacatttcttcatttagccatttagcagacgcttttatccaagcgacttccaagagagagctttacaaagtgcataggtcactgataataacaacaagatagccccaaaaacattgcgggtagccaaaacatgaagcacatattgtgaacaaccaaaataagtctcaaagggaagaaccataagagcatgtcgTTAAACAACGAGTTTAACTTGCATTTCCTTTTTAAAcagcccatctctctctctctctctctctctctcttccttccgtcCCAGGCCAACCTGTCGGACCTGGGCCGTCTCCTGATGCAGGGCTCGTTCAGCGTGTGGACGGAGCACAAGAAGGGCCACGCCAAGGTCAAGGACCTGGCGCGCTTCAAGCCCATGCAGAGGCACCTGTTCCTGCACGAGAAGGCCCTGCTGTTCtgcaagaggagggaggagaacggGGAGGGCTACGAGAAGGCCCCCTCCTACAGCTTCAAACACTCGCTCAACGTGAGTGCGGCCGGCTCGCACGCTCATGTCCGGCCACCGTGTTGATCAGTCGAGGCCCGCGGGAAGATCTGGGGTTGTTGGGGGGGCTGTCGCTGGTTTGTTTACAatttccctctctgctcccctggtGTCCCTCggccctcctcctttcccctgcttgtcgcccccaccctccctcatcCAGATGAGTGCGGTGGGCATCACAGAGAACGCCAAGGGGGACAACAAGAAGTTTGAAATCTGGTGCAACTCCAGAGAGGAGGTGTTCATTGTCCAGGTGAGGCACAGAGGAAATATAACTACACTCTTCTATTGACCTCTATTTTATCTAGAAGTCTGGAGTCTAGAGTAGGATTTGGAATTACGTTAGAAGGCCAATCATTTAGGAAACATACTGCATGTCAGTTTTGTGATAATAtgatctcctccaggctgcGACCCCCGAGATCAAGACGTCATGGGTGAACGAGATTCGGAAGGTTCTTACTGGCCAGCTAAAGGCCTGCAGAGGTACACAGACaaccatattcacacacaccattgtCTCTGGCATTCCAAAGTTGATACATGACAAATAGCTTATTGCTACTAAACCAACAGAAAAAAACTATCTCTGTATGCATAAGGATTGTTAGATAACTGTGAACAACCCCTGTCTTTCAGAAGCAAGCCAACTGAAAAGCTCAGAATCAACATCCCCGAGCAACAATAACTCATCTGTTTCTCTCAGgtcagcttcacacacacaaacacgagcatgccatgcatacacacatacacatttaatGGAccattttcctgtgtgtgtgtttatgtgttcttGCAGTCCTTTCAGAAGTAGCCAGAAAGGTGTGAAGAAACAGGAAGATAAAAAGGCAGAGCCCACACTACCATCTGATTCAAACTCCTCCCCCAAGCAGAAAGGTGAGTGGTTAGCAGAGAGGAAGTCAAACACCCCAAGTTAATGTTGTTCCCTCTTTCTACTGCCACAGATGGTACATTCGTGCAGTATCGATTTCCTGATTCttcctctgggtctctctcacTTTACTTTCTGCTCTTTTAATAAACTAATCTGAccttctccttttttctttcccccCACTGCATTTCGTTTCTTCTCTCAATCGCTCCCACTGCCTCATCCTTCTCGCTCTATTTGTcgtgctttctctctccctccctccctctccctccctctctctctccctctctccctccctctctctctctctctctctctctctctatctctctctatcactctctctcccatggtTATAGAGGACACAGTGACCAGTCCAACCACAGACAGGGCCTCAGTGGCTAAAAAACGCTTTACCTTACAGGGCTTCAGCAATCTAAAGAGCCAGAAAGGTAACAGTCCAGTAGTCCCTAAATGGCACTAGTCTTCACTGTACACATTTGAGTCCTGTTACCCAGTCCCATGAAAGATAACAACACATTTAGACTTGTGAGGAATGTCAAGTGAATCGTTCTATGCTTTTCTTTTCAGACATTCTTCCCCCTGGTGGTAAAAGTCTAACATTACCCATGGTCACACTCTGTCCACCAGGTACTGAGCCTAAGGCATTGTGGGACTTGTAGTTTAGGTACTTTCAGGTTTCAGATACAACATCTGAGTAAAGCCACATTCTAGAAATAGGTTCTaggttctagaaggttctttTTGGACGAGAGTCTGTTGGTTAgatcttcgttgtttgtatCTGAATCTGGATTTGGACTTGTAGCTGTAGTTATAGTCATATACTAGAGATTGTTACAGTAGAAGATTAGAGTTTAGTGCACGGAACAGTATAACATTTATTTATAAATTATTATTTACTCCCTTTCCTCACTGTAAAACACATCCCAGAGATGACTATGTATTCACTGTAATactatatttcatttatttcTTCGCTTTTCTCAAAGTAAGGATTTCCATTGTTTTAGTTAGaggctctctttcttctttctctccgctGCTTTTCTTTTCGTACACTTTATCTTAAAacccttttcttcctcctcctcttccctctctctgcctctcctctgactGTGGCCAGGATCTCCTCTGAGCCCTGACCTCAAAACCAAACACCAGCTGAGAAAGAGTGATCCTACTCCCTTTGGCTTTAAAGGTATTGGAGCCCATTCGAGGGCCTACAGCCACCATGCTGTGGGCTGTTCCTACCGTGTGTGACTAGCATCCCCGACCCCCTCCCCCATTAGCATGCTCCCCACACTCAGCACCTCGCTGTCTCCACACCGTGTCCATCCTCACTGTGTTTAGTGGACAGATCCATGGTTAAAAGCACCTTTGGTTTGTCTCATTCAGTGGGGCTGTGTGGttgccaccctccccccccatccagtGTGTAGATCCCAGCACCATCACCAAGCCCCATCCTTAGTACACTGACCACTGGGTGACTGGTTTGGGGATGAACATCACCGTACTGACTGTTTCTTgataggtgtatgtgtgtttataagTTGACTGGGGAGGTTTTGTCCTTTTTATTTAAATGTCCTCTTctgtacattgctttggataaaattgTCACTAAATTAATACATGACATACATTACATTAAATAAAATTATATTAATTGGAAGACTaaacaaagagaaaaaaaaagctggctggctggttgacaaGTGCTcgtgcagacaggcagacagacagacagacagtctgtcCGGACGGGACTGACATGTTTttccgtccctccatccctccctcagagTCTCCTCATGTGTCTCTGAGCAGGGTCAAGTGGCTCAGCACCTCTAGCCTGCTACAGTCCAAGAGGAGAGGTACGGTAGGCCTCTAACCACGGACCTCAGCCCCCTTAACGAGATGCCACGATGAAAGCACCGAAGGCGCAAACTAGTTTAACCGATAGAATAACCAAGTCTTTTTccagaggatggaggtgggaaaACAGGTGCAGTTAAGAACGATCTGTAAGCCACGACCTGTTATGTGTCGATCGATGGAAAAGCGCCGTCTCATCGTCGCATCTCTGTGTAGGGCTCTGgtcctggctgtgtgctgtgctcctccactcccttctcCAACAgactccttccacctctctggtctctctggacaCAAACTGTGGTGTCACAACCTCCTCCCTCAGATCATGCTCCTCAGACCATGTTATGGAGGGTTCCAATTGGGGTTTTCTGGTTCTGTATTGCTATCAGCTTGATCTTCTCGAGTGCTCTGGTGAACTGTGCTCACATtccaattatttttttaaattgagcTTCTTTGCTTCTACATTAAATGAATCAATGTCCTCATCTTTCAGCCCTCCATACCCTGGAGTGTCATTTCTCTTCATCTTTAGAGCCTTCCCTTTTGGGCATGACAAAAGTGACATCCGATACAATGTCGTTTATGATTGTATCATCATGACAACATGACCTACAAAGTCCCAAATGAACTCATAAAACTCCTTCAGTTCTCTAAACATTCAGCCTTATGtttcccgctctccctctctctgtctccctctctctgtctccctctctctgtctccctctctctgtctccctctctctgtctccctctctctgtctccctctctctgtctccctctctctgtctccctctctctgtctccctctctctgtctccctctctctgtctccctctctctgtctccctctctctgtctccctctctctcctcaccaggCTGGAACAAGGCTTCCCTCTCAGTGGACGCATCAGAAGAGCATGATGGGTACTCTAGCGCTGAGGACCCCCTGAACTCTGATgctgaggatgagggaggaaggaagctgGTGAGTCAACATGGAGATTATGATATGGGCTTCAGGGGATCTACAGTTTTCTTTTTATTCGCCTCTCTACCTTCTTAGTATGGATCAGATATAGTTAAACAGTGGAACAAACTTCTGCATAAAACACTATTGTATGTACCATAATGTTCccgtattttattttatatctgGTCAGCGTCTGCCTAGGCCTGAGTCATCTGAGTAGGTGTGTGACCGTTGACCTGTTTTCCCAGGCCCCTGGCAGATACACTGTGGTGGCGGACTACGAGAAGGGAGGGGCCCAGGAGCTGTCCGTCAAGAGTGGGGACATGGTCCAACTgattagagagggagaggacagccaATGGTACATTGCCCTCTCATTCTCCATAAAACGATTATTAaaccatatatatatttatttatattaggGATGCATCAATACCACTATCGGTATCGGGCCCGATACCAAGCTCACATACTAAAAATACCCCCCAATATTAAAGACCGATACCTCATGTGACGTAACTGACAGAATGTTCCGTGCACAGAGACGGCAGCAGCAGACACAATGTCAGCCTCAAGGGTGTGGAAATACTTCAAAATTAATGACATCAAAACCACACATTGTGAACTGCATGCTTTGTTCTGCATTAATATCAAGAGGAGGTATGAAACCCAGTACATATAATACAAGTAACCTGATAAAACATCTGAAGTATCGGTATCGGCGAGTaccagaaaaaaaatattggtACTTGTACTCGTCCTTAAAAAtatggtatatatatatatatatatatatatatatatatatatatatatatatatatagcgcaTACTTGAATCAAAGTGACACCTCGTTAGCAtttgtgtgttgcatgagttcTGAAGTCTGTGTTCCACAGAGGTGACGGGGTGTGTGTTGATACTGAACTCCCCAGGTTCGTAAGGAATCTGCGGAGCAGCAAAGAAGGCTGGGTAGCAGCAGCAAACCTCCTCACTTTCATCTCAGAGTCCAAGTCCTCACAGTCTCTCAGCAGCTcaggtactgtgtgtgcgtgcgtgcgcgcgtgcacGCGCGTGCGTGCGAGATAAAGTTACTAattctgtttttttcttcaagCCTTTCTTTCCTAATTTCTATCTATTCATTCCATCTTCTTTCACCCTCGCTAATTACAATGACGTGATTTTCCTGTTTGTTGTCTGTCATAATCCAGAGGGCAGTGTGTCGGGCCACCTCAGCACTTCCTCCAGCTGCAGTGAGACGGGGACCTACACAAGCTTCTCTGACATCAAGCCCTGAGGACACGCCTCTTCACTGCTTCAGAACTACCTTGTGGTCAACTCTTTGAATGACACGTGCACTTTTCtaccacaaacactcacacacacagtgtgttgaCACAGTAACAGAGGCAGCTTGGAATTAAGCAAACAGACAGCTCTAAGTTGGCTCACCATTCCTTCAGTGTGAAAGGAGGTGTTTACTTTCGAACTGCTCTCCACTCATCACAGCTCTCAGGAATCAAGGAAGGTGTTTATGTACACAGTTCCCTGAGTTTGGGAGTGGGATTGGCCCTGGTTGGAGCAGGTGAGTGAGAAGCTGTTTTTGTTGAAACAGTGACTAGACTGTCACTAGGGCCAGTGTAGGGGGTAGACGTGATCTAccctctggcccctcccccagtgGTGTGACAGGAGTTTCGTCCCACCTGTTTATCTCACCTGTCCTGCGTCACCAACCTCACTAAcagccttgcccccccccctcccctcatacaaacacatacttgTGCTAACAAAGAGATGAGATGAGGAAGAACCAGGAAATTGCacttaaccccccctccccttcctcagcACGGACACAGAAAACCACACCTCAGTCTCTGTCGTGGacccctggtctctccaggAGAACCTGTGTGTTGTAAGACTTCTTGTTGTAAGAAGTCTGTCAGAATGTCCTCAGTCCTTCAGGAGATAATGTTATATTTCATGTGTCACTGTTTCCCCAAGGTTACTATAAACATGAAGACATGTCCATTGACTTTTTAAATGTGTGCCTCTTAGTAGGCAGATGGGTGCATAACACAAAAACTACTGTCCTAGACCAagtaataaataaaacaaaacttaTATTAAATAAACACATTACTGTCAGTGTACAGTTCCAACAGGGCACATTATTTTTACAATGTAAATTCCAAGACGTTTAACATTGTATAACTCAAATCAGAAGAGTAATATTGTTGTGTGGAAGGTTTTTGAACTTGCATGACGACACCTGTACTCTGGCCCCAGATCTGAAGCCATGGCCTTCCACCCAGCACCAGGCTGCTTCCAGACATGAGATATACACTTCCTGTATTATTGTCAGTGAGAAGGTTATGTTGCAGAACAAACTGAGAGAAATGTACGTTTTAGAGCTGTAATCATTCTCTGCGGTCTTGACTAGGGAACAGCTCTGTTACATTACATATCTGTCTGTTTTGTTCTTGGTCAAGTTCTCTTCTGAACAAGATTTCTTTTTGGTCGTTGGTCTTTCATGGTCAATTTCAATCAGGAACCTGAGTTCAGGGATATCCTGCCTCTCACAATGACTCAAGTCAGATGGATCCCACACAAGACCTCTGAGGGGTCAGATTCCTACAAAAATGAAAGAATGTCGTAGTTTCATGTGGTCTGAAACAACTGTGAAAACTGAACCAGAGAGTGTGGACTCTCTATGGCATTATTGATCAATATGTAAAGGTTAACTTATTTTATCATGAAATGACATTTGTACAGATATCACCTTATACCTCAGATTTGTCTTTGAATATATGTATATTGGCTATGAAGACTCTAATGTTTTGGTGGATCACGGTCTTATTGTGTATCAAAGAGATTTTATTGACTTTTGTGGCATGGTTCCAATGTCGTTGTCTACTCCCTGGTGAAAATTGAACTGTCATGTGTCTGAATTTTAACAAGACACACAATTTTAAGTGTCTCACCAGACTCAATAAAGGTTTTAAACATTTTTTATAATTTGTCAGAAACTATTGTATTACTAGGTGTCATCTGTATAGGACACCACATTCATTGTTAGTATCACTATTCCTTTTCTACGAAAATGCTAAATAACTCAGAACTGCTTATTAACACTTTCACACTGAAACTATACCTATAGTACATGTATGATAAGACTGATCATGACTTGACCATAGGTCAGAATTGTCTGCATTCAAAATGTGATAGGACTCTATAGTAACAAACCAATAGTGCAAATAGAAAGATCAAAGGTctgaagtgcatagttctacagACTTTGAGGTAAGAACCAAGGAACACTATATTTACTAGCCTTAT from Osmerus eperlanus chromosome 21, fOsmEpe2.1, whole genome shotgun sequence carries:
- the mcf2la gene encoding guanine nucleotide exchange factor DBS isoform X4 — protein: MSVAELVQEGQEAGSGVLPRLGQVVHSLTLSMGPLGQGKPQGSTSKRPSSTEDPTTDDIMQQESCRLYAADIGPDLRKQFAFLSGGRGGNGSPIIVFPEFPAFGELQEEEFHNVLRYLTSVPSVSASGVGFILVIDRRQDRWAAVKGTLLRIAGSFPGILHQVLVLRPNTLLQRTLSDIFFKFNRDEFKMKVPVVMLSSVTELHAYIDRTQLTQELGGTQEYCHDAWISHRTAIEAFALMVKTTAQTLQAFGTELAETELPNDAQATITLLGTHTAKKDRMKEDLCVALAQGGHLLESINEPLQRDHDYSMNQDELENLATVQRLLGQLDETETAFDDFWERHQTKLEQCLQLRHFEHHFREVRAQLDVMAERLAGFSEVGISPGHAEHILRELSNQEEKACEMFDRALALAGEGDGLISGAHYAEDSIRPKCSELRGVYEELACILRTKKSLLLRAMELHHCLEKASRWCEEGIYLLAFQPVDRCQTQDGAQAALHELERYLDTAAEHTLTDLAGIWRDYEAVLCPELRDQVERVFQKQASMQEMFEKRRVSLKKLAAKQTRPVQPVAPRPEAIIKSPVSSPAPRTQEEKLSEENILNASICKKVDSLLQNGSSRHASLSEEEENLAILRRHVMNELLETERAYVEELLCVLQGYAAEMDNPALVHLIPTTLVNKKDILFGNMPEIYQFHKRTFLKELENYTDCPELVGRCFLERMGDLEIYEKYCQNKPRSESLWRQCSDCAFFQECQKKLEHKLGLDSYLLKPVQRITKYQLILKELLKYSKGCDGSEDLQEALSSILGILKAVNDSMHLIAITGYEANLSDLGRLLMQGSFSVWTEHKKGHAKVKDLARFKPMQRHLFLHEKALLFCKRREENGEGYEKAPSYSFKHSLNMSAVGITENAKGDNKKFEIWCNSREEVFIVQAATPEIKTSWVNEIRKVLTGQLKACREASQLKSSESTSPSNNNSSVSLSPFRSSQKGVKKQEDKKAEPTLPSDSNSSPKQKEDTVTSPTTDRASVAKKRFTLQGFSNLKSQKDILPPGGKSLTLPMVTLCPPGSPLSPDLKTKHQLRKSDPTPFGFKGWNKASLSVDASEEHDGYSSAEDPLNSDAEDEGGRKLAPGRYTVVADYEKGGAQELSVKSGDMVQLIREGEDSQWFVRNLRSSKEGWVAAANLLTFISESKSSQSLSSSEGSVSGHLSTSSSCSETGTYTSFSDIKP
- the mcf2la gene encoding guanine nucleotide exchange factor DBS isoform X8; this translates as MSVAELVQEGQEAGSGVLPRLGQVVHSLTLSMGPLGQGKPQGSTSKRPSSTEDPTTDDIMQQESCRLYAADIGPDLRKQFAFLSGGRGGNGSPIIVFPEFPAFGELQEEEFHNVLRYLTSVPSVSASGVGFILVIDRRQDRWAAVKGTLLRIAGSFPGILHQVLVLRPNTLLQRTLSDIFFKFNRDEFKMKVPVVMLSSVTELHAYIDRTQLTQELGGTQEYCHDAWISHRTAIEAFALMVKTTAQTLQAFGTELAETELPNDAQATITLLGTHTAKKDRMKEDLCVALAQGGHLLESINEPLQRDHDYSMNQDELENLATVQRLLGQLDETETAFDDFWERHQTKLEQCLQLRHFEHHFREVRAQLDVMAERLAGFSEVGISPGHAEHILRELSNQEEKACEMFDRALALAGEGDGLISGAHYAEDSIRPKCSELRGVYEELACILRTKKSLLLRAMELHHCLEKASRWCEEGIYLLAFQPVDRCQTQDGAQAALHELERYLDTAAEHTLTDLAGIWRDYEAVLCPELRDQVERVFQKQASMQEMFEKRRVSLKKLAAKQTRPVQPVAPRPEAIIKSPVSSPAPRTQEEKLSEENILNASICKKVDSLLQNGSSRHASLSEEEENLAILRRHVMNELLETERAYVEELLCVLQGYAAEMDNPALVHLIPTTLVNKKDILFGNMPEIYQFHKRTFLKELENYTDCPELVGRCFLERMGDLEIYEKYCQNKPRSESLWRQCSDCAFFQECQKKLEHKLGLDSYLLKPVQRITKYQLILKELLKYSKGCDGSEDLQEALSSILGILKAVNDSMHLIAITGYEANLSDLGRLLMQGSFSVWTEHKKGHAKVKDLARFKPMQRHLFLHEKALLFCKRREENGEGYEKAPSYSFKHSLNMSAVGITENAKGDNKKFEIWCNSREEVFIVQAATPEIKTSWVNEIRKVLTGQLKACREASQLKSSESTSPSNNNSSVSLSPFRSSQKGVKKQEDKKAEPTLPSDSNSSPKQKESPHVSLSRVKWLSTSSLLQSKRRGWNKASLSVDASEEHDGYSSAEDPLNSDAEDEGGRKLAPGRYTVVADYEKGGAQELSVKSGDMVQLIREGEDSQWFVRNLRSSKEGWVAAANLLTFISESKSSQSLSSSEGSVSGHLSTSSSCSETGTYTSFSDIKP